One window of the Oncorhynchus gorbuscha isolate QuinsamMale2020 ecotype Even-year linkage group LG17, OgorEven_v1.0, whole genome shotgun sequence genome contains the following:
- the LOC124001764 gene encoding SRA stem-loop-interacting RNA-binding protein, mitochondrial: MAGSSKKVCEVFVSKIPWTLASKEMKDYFGQFGQVKKCLVPFDKETGFHRGFCWIGYTSEEGLNNALQKDPHVLEGSTV, encoded by the exons ATGGCAGGGTCGTCGAAGAAGGTATGTGAGGTGTTTGTGTCTAAAATACCATGGACCCTTGCAAGCA AGGAGATGAAAGACTACTTTGGGCAGTTTGGTCAAGTCAAGAAATGCCTTGTTCCCTTT GACAAAGAGACAGGCTTCCACAGAGGCTTCTGCTGGATCGGCTACACGTCCGAGGAAGGCCTGAATAATGCTCTCCAGAAAGACCCACATGTACTGGAGGGATCCACGGTATAG